Within the Candidatus Hydrogenedentota bacterium genome, the region GTACAGGGGCCTGGAGAGATGCAGATGCGCTCTGGCTTGAGTTTGGCGATCTCCTCCAAGGTGATTTGGTCATTGCGCTTAATGAGCATGTCCGCGCCCATTTCCCCGAAGTACTGCACGAGGTTGTAAGTGAAGGAGTCGTAGTTGTCGATGATAAGC harbors:
- a CDS encoding anthranilate/aminodeoxychorismate synthase component II (TrpG; with TrpE catalyzes the formation of anthranilate and glutamate from chorismate and glutamine; TrpG provides the glutamine amidotransferase activity), which translates into the protein MLLIIDNYDSFTYNLVQYFGEMGADMLIKRNDQITLEEIAKLKPERICISPGPCT